The Allocoprobacillus halotolerans nucleotide sequence AATTCTTTGATCTATTCTTTCTAACTTTTTTGTGAATCATGAATAAAATCCTTTTTTTGTTCTAAAACATTTCTAATAGATAATTGATTATTCAAGATAAGCTTAATTTCATCTATTGTTACTTCCATAGAACGCAACAATAAAATTAGTTTCAAAAGATCAATATCTTTTTGTGTATAATCACGATAATTGTTTTCTTGACGTAAAGGATGAATCAATCCTTCTTTTTCATAATAAATTAATGATTGTTTTGTGATACCTAGCATTTCTTCAACTTCATGTGTCTTCATAATCTTACCTCCTACCGGTATTTTAGACTATATGCTAAGAATACAGTCAAGTCTTTAAAGATTATTTATTTAAAATAATATTATTATAGTAATTCTCTACGTTGAAATTCTTCAATGAGTAAAGGTTGAATCAAAGGATAAGTCCAATTTTCAGGTAAATTGTCTAATAAAACAATTTTTTCCATTTCACTATGTAATTCATTATCAAGTTTTTGGATACAAGCATAATACAACATTCCAAAAGATTCTTCACTTGTCTGATTTACTCTGTTTTTACCAATCACTGAATAAACACAGATAGGTTCGATAGAAAAATCTAAAGCTCCTGTTTCTTCATACAATTCTCTTTTAGCACAATCTAAAATACTTTCATGTGATTCTCTATGTCCACCAGGAATCTCAAAAGTTTGTCTTTGTTTATGTTTACAAAACACCCATTTATCATGATATTTAGCAATAATCACTGCAAATTTTAATAAATCATCATTGACACTTTCATAAAACTGTACTTTCATTTCTAATATCCCTCCTGAATATATAATTATTCTATCATAAATATCTATTTTGATAAAATAAAGAATATCTAGCATTTTGATAAGTTCATTGTATAAGTCATAATAGATAGAACAGAAATCCCGTCTTTAGGAGTTCTCACTATATTTTTTAGTAATCCTTTTTCATCAAATATCATATTACGCCGATTTTATCGGCTTTTTTTGTTTTTTATCTTTTTTTATTTATTTTTTATGTTATAATTTATATAGTGATACTAGTGATATCTATTATGGAGGTTATTTATGGCTTATTTTCTTAAAAAAACTCATCGTAATGGGCGTACTTATCTTTCTATCGTGGAAAGTTACTATTCCCCTCAAAAACGCTGCGGAGCTCATCGCACCTTTAAATCTCTCGCTTCTGTCGAATCTTGGAAAGCCAAAGGAATCGAGGATCCTATCGCTCATTTCCAAAAAGAAGTCGATGCTCTTAATGATGAAATTTCTAACAGTCAGGCTCTCAAAATTTCTGAATCATCTCCTGAACTTTATTTAGGATATTTTCCTTTTGTTTCTTTATTGAATAAAATGAACATCAAAAAGTTTGTTGACTATTTCAATATTTCCAATTCCTTTGAATTCGATCTGTATGAATTGCTTTCCTCTCTTGTTTTTGCCCGACTTGTGAATCCCTGCAGTAAGCATAAGACTTTTCACGAGGTTCTTCCCCAGCTGAAGGATCCTGTCCATTTTTCTTATGACCAACTTTTAGACGGTCTTGCCTTCATGGGCAATGATTACGGCAAGTTCATCGAGATTTTTAATGAGCAG carries:
- a CDS encoding MerR family transcriptional regulator, with translation MKTHEVEEMLGITKQSLIYYEKEGLIHPLRQENNYRDYTQKDIDLLKLILLLRSMEVTIDEIKLILNNQLSIRNVLEQKKDFIHDSQKS
- a CDS encoding NUDIX hydrolase, whose amino-acid sequence is MKVQFYESVNDDLLKFAVIIAKYHDKWVFCKHKQRQTFEIPGGHRESHESILDCAKRELYEETGALDFSIEPICVYSVIGKNRVNQTSEESFGMLYYACIQKLDNELHSEMEKIVLLDNLPENWTYPLIQPLLIEEFQRRELL